Within the Marinobacter sp. SS13-12 genome, the region GACCCGCCCGAAATACAGGTAACGTTCATTGCGATAGCCCCACATGGCATCCAGGGTATTCACTATCCGGTGCAGCAATACCCCGGGAATACCCGCCACCAGAAACCAGAACAGGCTGGCAAATACCGCATCCGCCCCGTTCTCCAGCATCGACTCGCTCGCTGCCGTCGCTACACCCTGTTCATCCAGTTCGCTGACCTTGCGGCTGACAATCCGGCCCACCTGTTCCCGGGCACGCTCAATATCACCGCCATGCAAGGCAGCCGACACCGCCCGGCCATGTTCTGTCAGCCCCCGGATTGACAGAGCGAAATACAACACCAGGGCCTCCAGCAGCCGGTACGCCCAGCCATCCGTGGCCCATTTCAGGGCTTCTGCCACCGTCAGTACGGGTATCACAACAATCAACACCCCCAGCAGCCCCAGCGATATCGACCGCCCCCTGTGTTCAGGCAACCGATTCAACCACTGCTCTATCAACCCGGCGAAACGACCGAACCCCACCAGCGGATGCCACCGTCGGGGCTCCCCCAGCCAGCGGTCCAACAGTACGGCAACCAGGCATACGATTACTGAAAAAGCGAATTGGTCCAAATCAGCAGCATCTCTTGAATCAGAAAAACGTGGGAGCAGGGAAGTTTAACCGAGTGACCATCAGCCTTGACACCTTTTCCGGCCGGGTAGACCATTCCATGTTTTCACCTGCCAGGATTCGCCCATGCATTCTCTGCCCCCGTGTTGGACCCAACCCCTCCCGAAGCCCAACGAACACAGTTCCCGGCAAGCAGCAGAACGCCAACAAACACTGACCAAGCCACCGGGATCCCTGGGACAACTGGAACAACTCGCTATCCGGCTCGCGGGGCTACAAGGCGTTGAGCAGCCTACCGTCGATCCAGTGCGTATCACCGTGTTTGCCGGTGACCATGGCGTGTGTGAAGAAGGCGTGTCAGCGTTTCCCCAGGAGGTGACGGCGCAGATGATTGCCAACTTCGCCGATGGTGGCGCTGCCATCAGCGTGCTGGCAGGTCACCTGAACGCTTCGCTGGAAGTGGTGAACCTGGGCACTGTCGGCGAGGTACCGGTACTACCCGGCGTGCTGGATCAACAGATTGCAACGGGCACGGCCAACCTGGCGGTGACCGACGCGATGACCGAAGCCCAGGCATGTGCTGCCCTCGCAAGTGGCGATGCGGCTGCCGGGCGTGCTGCCCACGCAGGCTGC harbors:
- the cbiB gene encoding adenosylcobinamide-phosphate synthase CbiB, which translates into the protein MDQFAFSVIVCLVAVLLDRWLGEPRRWHPLVGFGRFAGLIEQWLNRLPEHRGRSISLGLLGVLIVVIPVLTVAEALKWATDGWAYRLLEALVLYFALSIRGLTEHGRAVSAALHGGDIERAREQVGRIVSRKVSELDEQGVATAASESMLENGADAVFASLFWFLVAGIPGVLLHRIVNTLDAMWGYRNERYLYFGRVAARMDDVMNWLPARLTALTYAILGNTRLAWRCWRTQTPRWDSPNAGPVMAAGAGALGISLGGPAPYQSGIRQRPVLGMGPVATAGTVDEAIGLVRRGVWLWLGLLGLVAVVAELLCVSVQTG